Proteins encoded together in one Pseudomonadota bacterium window:
- a CDS encoding extracellular solute-binding protein, which produces MTKHRLYPWALAAFLILFMLYPLSHVLLRAVIVGGEPSLSFLLLMISTEYYREALFNSLNLAIVVTLLCSLIAYPLAFILARYRFRGSGWIHSLLLLPLVIPPFVGALGFRQLFSRFGSVNVLLLNLGIIDSPINWLGAGGVLGVIVLQTIHLVPILYLSISASLQNAHQALEEAALMAGASRWRTARKIIVPLSFPGWFAGAVLVFIGSFTDLGTPLIFEYRKTISVQIYNMLADVNENPVGYSFILFTCMLCISLFLLSKASLLSGAFAHHGRSREGRLAHKLSPKREVLCQIAFFTYAFAAIVPQISVILIALSDEWFMSVLPGRWTISHFIEVLQHPMTSRSLFNSLWLSFTASILTVVIGFLTAYLIVRVGGVTGVVFESLSIVPLAVPGIAFAFGYIGAFSGTILDNRINPFPLLIAAYVVRRMPAMVRSASAGLQEASRSLEDAGLMVGASPWHISRKIVFPLIGKHLFVGAILTFAYSMIEVSDGLLLALEERFYPISKAIYALMGRPDGMEVAAALGVIVMLVMTGAFFLAERLTAQSALKRSIMAIGFSAALLASRPCLAEQDELVLVSSHWEGIKREFEWAFTEEWRAKTGREVRLRWLDIGGTSDIVKYLRSQYKRDDKRVGVDLLFSGGVDVFLELARDQILQPVKLDSKILAAIPPGIAGVPLYSPKGEWFSAALSTFGIVYNKVAVARLGLPTPTTWADLAKPEYFDLVGAGDPRKSGSMHAMYEIVLQGYGWRDGWQLLQRISGNVRNFSGGASQIGKEVASAEMVYGIAIDTYGGEILRRFGSDRIAFVVPSDYPAINGDGIAVLRNAPHPELAKAFIEFVLSEKGQRLFYAKLGQPGAPRRFEIGKLTVRPDLYGRVEPASVVAVNPFEWDAVVPYQAALAAQRWNLVNDLFGAFIIDVHDRLVGAAKRARTGPSQLSGIPISEHDAALLMARGSWGDDSKLRSEKLQEWGELARRQGFLEPSTAVTLAWVPSALLGVLLLFGLVRRIRRNAGR; this is translated from the coding sequence ATGACTAAACACCGCCTCTATCCCTGGGCTCTTGCGGCGTTCCTCATACTCTTTATGCTGTATCCGCTCTCACATGTGCTCTTACGGGCTGTAATTGTTGGTGGTGAGCCCTCCCTGAGCTTTCTTCTGCTGATGATCAGCACGGAGTACTACCGAGAGGCGCTCTTTAACAGCCTAAACCTGGCTATCGTTGTCACCCTGCTCTGCTCCCTTATCGCCTACCCGTTAGCATTTATCTTGGCTCGCTATCGGTTCCGTGGAAGTGGTTGGATTCACTCCCTACTGTTACTACCCCTAGTTATCCCCCCCTTCGTGGGAGCGCTCGGGTTTCGGCAGCTCTTTAGTCGCTTCGGCAGTGTGAACGTATTGCTACTTAACCTTGGCATCATCGATAGCCCGATAAACTGGCTAGGGGCCGGTGGGGTCTTGGGGGTGATAGTCTTGCAGACTATTCATCTGGTTCCGATCCTCTACCTTAGTATCAGCGCCTCTCTCCAAAACGCACACCAGGCCCTTGAGGAAGCTGCACTTATGGCAGGCGCCTCACGTTGGCGCACCGCTCGTAAGATTATCGTTCCACTCTCCTTTCCTGGTTGGTTCGCCGGTGCTGTGCTCGTATTTATCGGAAGCTTTACCGACCTCGGTACACCGCTTATCTTTGAGTACCGCAAGACCATCTCTGTGCAGATCTATAATATGCTAGCCGATGTGAATGAGAATCCGGTCGGCTACTCCTTTATCCTCTTTACCTGCATGCTGTGCATCTCGCTCTTTCTTCTCTCTAAGGCATCCCTTCTAAGTGGAGCCTTTGCACACCATGGGCGTTCGCGCGAGGGGCGCTTGGCGCACAAACTTTCGCCGAAGCGAGAGGTGTTATGCCAGATAGCGTTTTTTACCTACGCATTTGCGGCTATCGTACCGCAGATATCTGTGATCCTAATAGCGCTTTCAGATGAGTGGTTTATGTCGGTCCTACCTGGGCGCTGGACCATCAGCCATTTTATAGAGGTGCTGCAGCATCCGATGACAAGCCGTAGCCTATTTAACAGCCTGTGGCTTAGCTTTACGGCTAGTATCCTTACGGTTGTAATAGGATTCCTTACAGCGTATCTGATCGTTCGGGTGGGCGGCGTGACCGGAGTTGTGTTTGAATCGCTCTCGATAGTGCCGCTCGCTGTGCCAGGGATAGCCTTTGCTTTTGGATATATCGGGGCATTCTCGGGCACGATCTTAGACAATCGAATAAATCCATTCCCGCTTCTGATCGCGGCCTACGTCGTGCGGCGTATGCCGGCGATGGTGCGCTCTGCCAGTGCCGGACTGCAGGAGGCGAGTAGGTCGCTTGAGGATGCTGGACTTATGGTCGGAGCGTCCCCGTGGCATATCTCGCGCAAGATCGTTTTCCCCCTTATAGGTAAGCACCTCTTCGTAGGCGCAATCCTAACCTTCGCCTACTCCATGATCGAGGTGAGTGATGGATTGTTATTAGCCCTTGAGGAGCGCTTCTATCCGATCTCAAAGGCTATCTATGCCCTGATGGGAAGGCCGGATGGTATGGAGGTAGCTGCGGCTTTAGGCGTTATCGTTATGTTGGTTATGACCGGCGCTTTCTTTCTTGCGGAGCGCCTGACTGCTCAGTCTGCGCTAAAACGCTCTATAATGGCTATTGGATTTTCGGCTGCCTTGCTGGCCAGTCGGCCCTGCTTAGCCGAGCAGGATGAGCTGGTATTGGTGAGCTCGCACTGGGAGGGGATTAAGCGTGAGTTTGAATGGGCATTTACAGAGGAGTGGCGGGCCAAGACCGGCCGCGAGGTAAGGCTACGCTGGCTTGATATAGGAGGAACCTCCGATATCGTTAAGTACCTTAGGTCGCAGTATAAGCGCGATGATAAGCGGGTTGGGGTTGATCTGCTTTTTAGTGGTGGGGTTGATGTATTTCTTGAGCTAGCACGCGATCAAATCCTGCAGCCAGTAAAGCTCGATTCAAAGATCCTTGCGGCTATTCCCCCGGGTATTGCTGGCGTGCCGCTTTACTCTCCAAAAGGTGAGTGGTTCTCGGCGGCCCTCAGCACCTTCGGGATCGTGTACAATAAAGTCGCTGTAGCGCGTCTAGGTTTGCCAACACCAACAACTTGGGCCGATCTAGCGAAGCCTGAATATTTCGATCTGGTTGGTGCTGGAGATCCGCGTAAGAGCGGAAGTATGCACGCCATGTACGAGATAGTGCTGCAAGGTTATGGATGGAGGGATGGGTGGCAACTTCTGCAACGTATCTCTGGAAACGTTAGGAACTTCTCGGGTGGTGCGAGTCAGATCGGTAAAGAGGTTGCGAGCGCCGAGATGGTGTATGGAATCGCTATCGATACCTACGGTGGCGAGATCCTAAGGCGCTTCGGTTCCGATCGGATCGCCTTCGTTGTTCCCAGCGATTATCCTGCTATTAATGGAGATGGGATCGCTGTTCTTCGTAACGCACCACACCCCGAACTTGCCAAGGCTTTTATAGAGTTCGTACTCTCAGAAAAGGGGCAGAGGCTATTTTATGCGAAACTTGGTCAACCTGGCGCTCCACGTCGCTTTGAGATCGGAAAGCTCACAGTACGTCCAGATTTATACGGGCGGGTAGAGCCAGCCAGCGTAGTTGCGGTGAATCCGTTCGAATGGGACGCAGTTGTTCCGTACCAAGCCGCGCTAGCAGCGCAGCGCTGGAACCTCGTTAACGATCTCTTTGGGGCCTTTATTATCGACGTTCACGATCGCCTTGTGGGGGCAGCCAAAAGAGCTAGAACTGGCCCGAGTCAACTTAGTGGCATCCCTATATCA